One genomic window of Capricornis sumatraensis isolate serow.1 chromosome 15, serow.2, whole genome shotgun sequence includes the following:
- the DBNDD2 gene encoding dysbindin domain-containing protein 2, translated as MDPNPRAALERQQLRLRERQKFFEDILQPETEFVFPLSHLHLESHRPPIGSISSMEVNVDTLEQVELIDLGDQDGADVFLPCEDPPPTPQTSGVDDRPEEPSLPVPTPDRTTSRTSSSSSDSSTNPHSADASDGGADTPLAQSDEEEDGGHDGVADPGACS; from the exons ATGGACCCAAATCCTCGGGCAGCCTTGGAGCGCCAGCAGCTCCGGCTTCGGGAGCGGCAGAAATTCTTCGAGGACATTTTACAGCCTGAGACGGAGTTTGTCTTCCCCCTGTCCCACCTGCATCTTGAGTCGCACAGAC CCCCCATAGGTAGTATCTCATCCATGGAGGTGAATGTGGATACACTTGAGCAAGTGGAGCTTATCGACCTGGGGGATCAAGATGGAGCGGACGTGTTCTTGCCTTGCGAAGACCCTCCACCAACCCCCCAGACGTCTG GGGTGGACGACCGTCCCGAGGAGCCGAGCCTGCCAGTGCCCACGCCAGACAGGACGACGTCTCGTACTTCCTCCTCGTCCTCAGACTCCTCCACCAACCCGCACAGCGCTGATGCCAGTGACGGCGGAGCAGACACTCCCCTGGCACAGTCTGATGAAGAGGAGGATGGAGGCCACGATGGCGTGGCAGACCCCGGAGCCTGCAGCTAG